From the Saccharomonospora marina XMU15 genome, the window CGGCATCGAGGAGGACCGGCTGCCGCGCGAGGCGGCGCCGGGCCGCAACGGTTTCGGCGACATCGGCTGGGCGGGGCCGCAGCCCCCGGTGGGCGACGACGCGCACCGCTACTTCTTCCGGCTCTACGCCGTCGACCGCCCACTCGGGCTGGGCGAGGGGGTGACCGCCGAGGACGTGCGGGCGGCCGTGGACGGCCACACCCTGGCGACCGGGAACCTGGTGGGCCTGTTCGCCCGCTGACGCGCGGCCGCAGTGTCTTGGCCCGCGGTTGTCAGCCGGGCGCGGGCTCCAGGTGCACGACCTTGGTCGCGGTCAGTTCGTCGAGCAGTTCGGGACCGTAGCCGTAGCCCTGGCCGCTGGCCCGCCTCGGCTGGGCCGCACCGCCGGGCGCGCCGCCGAACACGGCGTTGACCTTCACCGTGCCGACGTCGAGGTGCCGCCAGGCCCGTTGCGCGTTGTCCATGGAGCGGGTGAGCACGGTGGCGGCAAGGCCGTAGCGGTCGTCGCCTGCCTCCGCGAGTGCCTGCTCGAAATCGGCCACCTCACGCACCGGCGCCACCGGACCGAACGTCTCCTCGCGCATGAGCCGCATGCTTGGTTCGCAGCCGGACAGCACGGTCGCCGGGTACAGCGTTCCGGGCTCGCCGGGTAGCACGCCGCCCGCCCGCAGCCGGGCGCCCGCCGCGACGGCGTCGGTCACGTGCTCGTGCACCTTGTCGCGGTGCCTGGCGTCGACCAGCGGCAGCAGGCCGAGCCGGTCGGCGCGGGCGGTGAGCGCGGCCAGGAACGGCTCGGCCAGCGCGCGGTGGACGTAGATGCGCTCCACCGCGACACAGATCTGTCCGCTGTTGGCGAACGCGCCCGTGGCGGCCTGCTCGGCGGCCCATTCCGGGTCCACCCCGGCGTCGACGAGCAGCGGGTCGTTGCCACCGTTTTCCAGCAGCACCTTGGCTCCGGTTTCCGCTGCCGCCCTCGCGATGGCCCGGCCGGTCTCGCTGCTGCCGACGTGGGCGATGACGTCGATGTCGGGGCTGGAGGTGATCCACCTGCCGACGGAGCCGTCTCCGGCCAGGCAGTTCAGCACGCCTTCCGGGAAGTGCGGGACCAGCAATTCACCCAGCAGCAGTCCGGTGTGCGGGCACCGTTCGCTCGGCTTGTGCACCACGGTGTTGCCCGTCACCAGCGCCGCGCCGAGCAGCCCGCAGGCCACGGCGACGGGATCGTTCCACGGCGTCAGCACGGCGACCACGCCACGGGGCTGCGGCACCATCAGATCGGTGGCATGCACCTCTCCCAGCAGCGTCTTGCCCCGGTGGACCGGTCCGAGTTCGGCGTACTGCTCCAGTGTCGCGGCACCGGCGAGCACACCGGCCCTCGCCTCGTCGAGCGGTTTGCCCGTCTCCAACTGGTTGACGCGGGCGAGGTCGTCGACTCGGTCGCGCACCGCTGCCGCCGCCGCACGCAAGCCCGCCGCCCGGTCGGTCGCGGGGGTCCGGGCCCACAGTGCCCTGGCGGCTGCGGCCGAGGCCACAGCGGCCGCGACGTCGGCCTCCCGCGCCGCCGCTATACGGCCGACCACGGTGCCGTCCGCGGGGTTGTCGATGCGGATACCGTGCGGGTCGTCCGGCGCGGCTGCGGGCAGGTCGAGTTGTACGGCGAGATCGGTCATGGCACGCACCTCCTGCCGGCGAGGGTGATCCGCGTACCGCTTCGGTAAACGTGCCCTCGCCGGGCAGGTGGTACGCCGTCAGGTACGGGCGTACTCCTGGCTCACCGCGTTCGGCCCGTTGTAGGTGCGGTCCGGCAGTGCACGCAGATGTTCGAGTACCTCCTCGTCGGCACCCTTGGAACGGGCGTGTTCCACCAACTGCTCGCGGGTGCACGGGTAGTCCACCCCGGACAGGTACTTCTGCATCTGGATGGGGTTCGGCGCGGACATGCTCTCACCTCCAGATCCACGCATACCCCCCAGCAGCCAGGGGTAACCGCACCCGGTGGATGTCGACATCGACCGGTTGCTGCGCACAGCCATGCGAGTCAGCAACGTGTTGCGTGCCGAAGGGGTCCCCTTCGCGCTGGCGGGCGGATGCGCGATCTACGCGCTCGGCGGCCCTGCCTCGGAGCACGACGTCGACGTCTTCCTCACCAAGGAGGACACTCCCGTGGCGCGCAAGGCGCTCGTGGCCGCCGGGATGCGCGCGGTCGACCCGCCGGAGGACTGGCTGGTCAAGGTCTACGACGGGGACTGCCTGGTGGACCTGATCTTTCGACCCAACCAGCGCCAGGTGACCACGGACCTGCTGGCCATGGCGACCGAGACGCGGGTGGGTGCCACCACGGCGCCCGTGCTGCCCGCGACCGAGCTGGTGATCGACAAGCTGCTCGTGCTCGGTGAGCATCGCTGCGACTTCACACCGTTGCTGCCGGTGACGCGGGCGTTGCGGGAGCAGGTCGACTGGGCGCGGGTGGCACGGGAGACGGGCTGCTCGGCCTACGCCAGGGCGCTGCTCTCGCTGCTGGCCGAGCTGGGTGTGGTGAGCGCGCGGGAACTGGCGAGCACGGAAGGAGGCATCGATGCGCGACGCGGAGGAGCCTGAGCCGCCGCAGTACCGCGCCGCCCGGCTGCACAGGGTGCTGGCAGAGGACGCGCGCACGGCCGAGCTCGGGGTGCAGGTCACGGTGCGGGGGCAGGACGTGTACCTGACCGGGACCGTGTCGTCCCCCGGCCGCAGGGAGGAACTGGACAAGGTGCTGCGCGAACTGGAGCCGGAGGCGAAGCTGCACAACGACGTGCGCGTGGTCGAGTCGGGCGAGCCGGGAGAGCCGGAGGTGCTGCGATGATCAGGATCGCGGCTGTCGGAGACGTCCACCTCGGCGAGGACGCCCGCGGCAGGCTGCGGCCCGCGTTGCGGCGGCTGCCCGAACACGCCGACGTGCTGCTATTGGCGGGAGACCTGACCAGGCACGGCACGGTGCAGGAGGCGAAAGTGGTCGCCGACGAGTTCCGCGACCTCGGCGTGCCGGTGGTGGCCGTGCTGGGCAACCACGACCACCACGCCGAAGCGGTACCCGAACTGACCGAGGTGCTCACCGAGGCCGGTGTGCAGGTGCTTGAGGGTGACGGTGTCGTGCTGTCCGTCGGCGGCGCACGGCTGGGCGTGGCGGGGGTGAAGGGCTTCGGCGGGGGCTTCGCGGGGCGCTGCGCCAGCGCGTTCGGCGAACGTGAGATGAAGGACTTCGTCGGCCATACCGTCGACGTGGCGGCCAAGCTGCGTTCGGCGCTGGATTCGCTGGACTGCGACGAGCGGGTCGCGCTGACCCACTACTCGCCGACCCCGGAGACGTTGCGCGGCGAGCCGCCGGAGATTCACCCGTTCCTCGGCGCCTACCAGCTCGGTGAGGCGGTGGACGCCACCGGCACCGACCTGGCGCTGCACGGTCACGCCCACCTCGGCTGCGAGCACGGGGTAACGCCCGGCGGGGTCCGGGTGCGCAACGTGGCTCAGCCGGTGATCCGTTCGGCGTTCGCGGTGTACTGCCTGCGGGACGGGGCGGGCGGCTGCGACTGAGCGCGTGGCCCGCTGGTTCAGCGGCCGGGTCCGGCTTCCACGATGCGGTCGATGCGCTCGGCCAGCTGGATGTCGGGCTCGGTGACGGCCGCCCGGCCGGTGCGCAGCGTGAACCGAACCCCGCCTTGGACGCGTTCGACGTGCGCGTGGTCGTTGGCCGCGCGAGCCTCGCGTTCCACCCTGTTCACCAGCGGTGTGACGGCTTCTTCGGGCAGCAGCACGGTGCGGCTGATGCCGGTGTGGTCGCCCTCCCATCCGGTGAGGCCGCGCAATGCCGTGGCGACCTCTTCCTCGGAGAGTTCGGTGGGCACCTCGGCGCGCACACTGCGCGCCCGCTGCGGTGGCTGTCCACCCGCGTCGAGGAGGTCGATGAGATCGGAGTCCAGCCGCTCCCGCAGCCGCTCGACCACGTCCGCGTCGGTGTCGCGCAGCCCGTCCACCACCGCCTTCGCCAGGTAGCGCGCTCGCTCCTGCGTGGTGTGCAGCCGTTGCGCCACCTCGATGACGAGGTCGGAGCCGCTTCTGTGCTCCCGCTGCCCCGGCACGAGCACCGCCTCGTCGAGGCTTCCCGGCAGTTCACTGGCCAGGGCGCGGCGGTCGGCGGGGTCGAGCGAGTGCGCGGCCGTGCTGAGCACCGCGGTGGTGGTGTCACGTGCCTGCTCGGCGGTCTCCAACGCGCCGCGGCGGCGTACGGAGTCGACGAGCTCGGAGTACTTCACCAACGTCGGCCTCCTTCCTGGTCCGGGCAACCGGCGAGTACCCGCTCGGGGCGGGCCTATTCGCGGGTTTCGCCGCGTACCGGCACGGGAAGGCTCGTGCTGCGACGACAAAGGGAGCGCCGATGACGACCAGCGTTGTGTGCGAGGGCGACCGGGATTCCCCCACCGTGCTGGTGCTCGACCCGGCCCCGCAAACCGATCACGGCGAACTGCCGCGTGCCTGGCGGGAGTTGAGTGAGCGGCGCCGCATCGTGTGGTGCAGGCTGGCTGCCGCTGAGGCGCTGGCCGAGGCCGACCGGCTGCTCGCCGACCCGGACGCGCTGGGCAGGCCCATCGACGTCGTCACAGGGCCCGGGGCGGACGAGCGGGTCCAGGCGTTGCTGAACCGCCACGCGGGCCCGGTGCGCGCGCTGCTGCTGGTCGATCCTGCCCGGCAGGACTGGGTGGGCGAGGCCGCCCTCGGCATCACGGTCCGCACGGTGGGCTCGGCCGGGAAGGCCGGACGGACGGCGAGGCCGCTGCACCGCGCCGATGTGCGCACCGACGTCGAGTCGGCCATCGCCGAACTCGACGCCGACTCGGCTCTGCCCGCTCCGGACAAGGCACAAGGAGGAGCATGACTCACCACGAGCGCGACGACCTGCCGTTGCCCGACTACGACCACCTGCCGGTGCCCGCGCTTCGCGAACGCATCCGGTCGCTGACCGCCGAGGAGATCGAGCGGTTGCTGGCCTACGAGCACGCCCATGCCGACCGGTTGCCGGTGGTCACCGCGATGCGTGCCCGGCTGGAACAGCTGGAGCAGGGCGCCACGCCGACCTCGGGTGACCACAGCATCCGGCCGGAACAGTCACCGCCGACTCGCGGCGGCTCGCAGGTCGGCACCGACACCACCGCCGAGGCGGTAAACCCGCCGCCGCACGGTGTTCCAGCGCAGCCGGCCAAGCCCAAGGGCGACCGGGGCGGCTGATTCCCGCGGCCGTCGGTGGTTCAGGTTCCGAAGATGCCGACGGCGGCCGCCTCGGCGTCCGCACTCGCCCCGTCGGGGCTGTCGGGGTCGTCGGGGTTGTCAGGGTTGTCAGGGTTGTCGGAACCGCGGGCACCTTGGGCGCTGCCGGCGTCACCGGCGCCCGCCGCGTGCTGCCCCGGCGCGGCCGTGGGGTCGCCGGCTTCGTCCGGCGATGCGGGCGACGGCTCGGGGTCGGGCTCGGGTTCCTCGCACACCACCCTCGGTTGCCCCCGGTAGACCACGGTGCGCTTCTCACGACGGATCTCGGCACCGGTGTCGGCATCGCGGATGATGCGGGTGTCGGTGGTGGTGAACCCGCTGGTTCCCGAACTCGGTGAGCACTCCGCCTCGGGCAGCACCGTCGTGGGTGGCGCGGTGTAGTTGAACCGGCCACCGGTGACCGACTCGACCTCGTAGCGTTTGGTTCCCCACAACCTGACCGTGATGTCGGAGGGCGTCCACCTGGTCTGGATCACCACACCGGTCGGCGCGTCGTTGGTGAACTTCAGATCGATCACGCTGCTGCCGTCCGGGTTCTGGAAGACCGTGGCCTCCCTGCCCTGCGGGTAGCGGCTGATGTAGTAACTGTGTTCGGTGTGCTCGGTGTCGCGCATTCCCGCGAAGTAGGCGGCGTTGTACAGCGTTGTCGCGAACTGCGAGATTCCGCCGCCGACGGCGCGCCCCGGCTTGCCGCCCGAGATGATGCCCGCGTAAACGTAGCCTTGCTCCAGGCCACGCGGGCCGGTGTGGCCGTTGAGGCTGAAGGTCTGCCCCGGCTTCACGACCGCGCCGTTGACCTCCTGCGCCACCCGCCGGATGTTGATGCCGGAGTCGTAGGCGAACCCGCCGGTGGTGAACTCCCCGATGACCTCCACGATGCCGAGTTCGTGAGCCTCCGATGTGGTCAGTTCCGCCGGGCGTTCGGCGTAGCGGACGCCGACCTGGCGTTGTTCGCCGCCGCGCAACACCGGCAGCAGATCCTTCGCCAGCGCCTGCCAGTCGACGGTGCGGCCCGGCTGTGACGGCCGCACCGTCACCTGGTCGCCCTCGAACTCGAATCCGGCGTCGCGGCCGGGTTTCTCGGTGTCGGCGAGCCGGGGGCCGAGCGATTCGGTGAGTGCCTCGGCGTCCACCGCGGCCTGCAGCGAGCCGGAGCGGTCGACGTCGAAGTGCAGCGCTTGGGCGATCTGTCGTGGCGAGAGCGAGACGTCCTTGCCGTCGGCGTGCACGGTCACCGGCCCTGACACCGCGGGTTCGGCGATGCGTCGCAGCGCGGCACGGACGGAATCGGGCGTGCTGCGCACGGGCACGGTGGTCACCGGCAGCCGCAGTGGTCCCGGGGAGACCCAGTGCCGCAGGACGAGCTCGCGGGTCTTCGCGCGGTCGAGCCTCCTGCCCGGCGCGGGGTCGACCGCGACGGGCCGGATGCCGTCGAAGCGCACGTCACCTTCGCGGGCCTGCCGGTCGACGACCGCGGCGAGCCGCCGCAACTCGGAGTCGAACCGGCCCTGGTCGGCGTGTGACACCACACCGATCTCCCTGCGGGTGAACAGTGAAGCGAGCCGGGCGAAGGGGTTCAACGGCTGCTCGGTGGCACGGTCGAGCGTGGCTTCCCAGTCCAGGCTCAGCCGTGCCGTCCCCGGGTCGATGGTGTGCCGGACATCGGCCGCTCGCAGCCGCACCGGCCTTCGCGTTCGGGGTTCGAGGGTTTCGCGCAGGCGCAGCTCGGCTTCGGCGCGGTCAAGACCGCCGACGTCGACGCCCGCGACCACGGTGCCGCGCGCGACGTCGCCCTGGCTGAGGAGCACGTCGCCCGCGTAGAGCAGGAGCGATCCGGCGAACACGGCGCAGGCGGCCATCGCCGGTGCCCGCCACGGGTTTCGCCGGTCGAACAGCGAACGCAACGAAGCCAGGACGGAAGCGACCCTGCCGCTGCCCGCGTCGCGGGCCGTCGCGGCACCGGCACCGGCACCGGCCTCGGCGTCAGCGTCGGCGCCGGCCTCGGTGTCGCGATCCGGCGCGGATTCGCCGCCGGAGTGGGCGTCCTGCTCGCCGTCGCGGACAGGGTCCTCGGTGCTGGCCGCGTGCGGCGGTTCGGTGGAGTCGTTGTCGTCGAACAAGGCTTCCCCGGCTGGTCACGTGGTACGGCGGCGCGAGCTGGCCGGGCCAAGCTACACCACGGTGTTTCGGTGCCCGCCTGCCACGCGGGGAGGTCACTTTTGGGTGTCGATCGGGCGCAGGCTCGGTCTCGGCTCGATCGACCGGGCCCGCTCAGCCCAGGTTCGCGGTGGCCGTGGTAGCGGTGGTCGTGGCCGGCGAGCCGCTGTCCGCGTCGCCGTCCGACTGCCCCGGCACGAACAGCAACTCCGCGACCAGAATGCCCACGGCGACGGCCGCGAGCACGGCCAGCGCAGCCACGGCGAGCCGGGCGCGGGAGTTGCCGCCGGAAGGCGCTCCCGCGGCGGGAGCCCCGGGCCTCGGAGCGGGCGCCATCGCCGGTGCCATCGACGGCGGTGGCGGGGCGAGCGGTCCCGGCCGCAGGTCCAGCCTGGTCGAACCCGGGCGGTGCGCCGCCTGCGCGTTGGCGGGCACGGGCCCCTGGCTCGGCGGCATCGGGCTCGCGGGCATGGTCGGCGGCTCGGTGGCGACCGGCTGGGCGATTGGCTGCACCTGGGGCTGCTGCACCTGGGGCTGCGGGTTCTGGACTTGCGGGCTTGGGCCTTGCGGATTGTGAGGCTGATGGCCCTGCGGTTGGGCGCCGGATGGTGGCGAGGGCGGGTTGTGCCCGTCGGCCACGGCCCGCAAGGCCTGCTCGACCTGCGCCATCGTGGGGCGCGCGGTCGGCTCGCTGTTCAGCATCCATCCCAGTGGCGCGGTGAGCGGGCCCGCCTGGCGCGGTGGAACCACGCGGCCGGTGGCCACGGCGTGCAGCATGGCGATCTCGTTGCCGTCCGCGCTGTCGAAAGGCGGCCTGCCCTCGACTGCGGCGTACAGGGTGGCGGCCAGTGAGAACACGTCCGAGGCGGGGCCGGGGTCGGCACCGCGGGCGGCCTCCGGGGACAGGAACGCCGGAGTGCCCGCGAGCAGGCCGGTGCTGGTCACGGTGACGTCGCCCGCGGCACGCGAGATGCCGAAGTCGGTGATCTTGGCCGTGCCGTCCTCGCCGAGCAGGATGTTGCCCGGCTTCACGTCGCGGTGAATCACGCCCGCGGCGTGGGCGGCTGCCAGCGCCGTGGCCACCTGCGCGCCGATGCGGGCGATCTCCACCGGCGGCAGCGTGCCCCGCTCCTCCAGCACAGCGGACAGGCTGCGCGAGGGGAGGTACTCCATCACCAGCACCGGGTGCCCGTCGTGCTCGGCCACGTTGTACACGGAGATGGCGTGCGGGTGTTGCAGCCTGGCGGCGATACGGCCCTCGCGGAACGCTCGTTGCCTCGCCTTCTCCGTCTCCACCTCGTTCAGTCCGGGCGGCAACAGCAGTTGCTTGACGGCCACCGTGCGGTCCAGCCGCTCGTCCACCGCGCGCCAGACGATCCCCATCGCGCCGCTGCCGATCCGGCTCTTCAACCGGTAGCGTCCCTCGACCAGCGGCTCCCCGCCCTCACTCACCTGTGGGCCTCCCTTGCACGCGCGACAGCCTAGAGCCTGCCCTGCTGCAGGCGCCGCATGCCAGGGGGTATCGGGCGTTCCAGCCGTTCAGCCGGATCGGGCGACGCGGGACAGCGCGGCGATGTCGGCGGGTGGAACCCGGCAGCAACCGCCCACCGCCGTGACACCCCGCGCATACCAGCTCGCCGCCTCGTCGGCGCGGAAGCGGGAGGTGCCGGTCCACCGGCCTACCTCCGGGTCCCAGCCCTGGCCGCTGTTCGGATAGGCGAGCACCGGCTTCCCTGTGGTCTCACCGGCGATGGCGACGGCGTCGGCGACCTCCTCGGGGGCGCAGCAGTTCACGCCGACCGCGACGATGTCGGGCCTGCCCGCGACGACCGCGAAGGCCTCCTCCAGCGGCTGGCCCGCGCGGGTTCGGCCGCCGTCGACCGTGTAGGACAGCCACGCGGGCATCCCCACGGACTCCAGAGCGTCCAGCAGTGCCTCGGCCTCTTCGACGTCGGGCACGGTCTCCAGCGCGAGCAGGTCCGGCTCGGCCTCGGCGAGCACGTCCAGCCGGGGCCGGTGGAACGCGGCCAACTTCTGGCGGCTCACCCCGTATCGGCCCCGGTACTCCGAGCCGTCGGCGAGCACGGCCCCGTACGGCCCCACCGAGGCGGCGACCCAGCGCGGCACGTCGTCGCTGACCTGGTCGCGCGCGCGTTTGGCGAGTTCCACGCTGCGGCGCAGCAGCGCGGCGGCCTGCCCCGGCCCGATACCGCGCGCGGCGAACCCGGTGAAGCTGGCCTGGTAGCTCGCCGTGGTGGCGACATTGGCGCCCGCTCGAAAGAACGCGCGATGAGCCGAGACGACCTCCTCGGGCGCGTCGGCGAGCAGTCGCGCCGACCACAGCGCGTCGGAGAGATCGTGCCCGCGTGCCTCGAGTTCGGTCGCGACGCCGCCGTCCAGCACGATCCGCTGTCGTTCCCACACGTCATCAGCGTATGTGAACTCCCGGCCGAGTTGACCCGAGCGCGCATCGCCCGCCTCCGACATACGCCGCCCGCCGCCCGGCCCTCGCCACCGCGTCCCCGCGCCCAGGAACGCGGAACTCGCAGGTGGCAACGCGGAACTCGCGGGCGGCAACGGGGAACTCGCGGGCGGCAACGCGGAACTCGCGGGCGGCAACGCGGAACTCGCGGGCAGCAACGGGGGACTCGCGGTTGTGGGTCGGCAGCCTTTAGCACACAGGCGATCCGCCACCCGCCGACGCCGGGCGGTGCCCGTGCCGCAGGGCGCGGGCCATATTGTGTGCCGCGGCAAGCGGAGGTGAGAGTGCCCGACGTCGACTACTACGAACTGCTTGGCGTCCGGCCGGACGCGACGGCTGCGGAGATCAAGTCGGCGTACCGCGCGCTCGCGCGGTCGATGCATCCCGACACCGGTGGAACGGCGGGCACGTTCCGGTTGCTGCGCGAGGCCTACGAGACACTGGGCGATCCGCAGCGGCGCGCCGAGTACGACAATGCCCTGTACGACGGCGCCCAGTACGACAGCGAGTACGAGACCGAGTACGAGACCGAGTACGAGACCGAGTACGACACCGGGTACGACGCCGACGAGCCCGGCGGCGAGCCGGACGAGGACGGGCCCGCCGAACCCGGTTTCCGCACCACCGGCAGCACCGGGGCGGGCGGTGCCGCGGCGGCCACCCGGACCCGGCGCTCGCGGTACCGGGCACGGCCGGGCCAGTTCGGCGAGGACCCCGCCTTCGTGCCCGACACCCCGCGGCTGCCCGTCGCGACGATCCCGTGGTGGCACCGCGTCGACGACACCGCCAGGGTGCACTACGCCCAGCCCGGCACCGCAGGCCACGCCCCCACGGTGGCGGCGCTGCTCGGCGTGGTGCTGGCGGCGCTGCCACTGTTGTTGCCGCTGGACCTCTCCCCCGTGCCGCTCGTGGGCTGCCTCCTCCTGCTGGCCGCCGCGCTCACGGCCGCCTCGCTGCTCGGCAGGCGAGCGCTGGCGGCACATCGGCAGCTGCGCGCCTTCCGCGACGAATTCGGTGGCACCGCGGTGTTCGGCCGGCCGGGCACCGAAACCGACCAGGTGGCCGAGCGGCTCACCGCCGACCTGCTCGCCAGCTACCTCACCAGGCTGCCCGGCGTGCGGGTGTTCCACGGGCTGGCCTGGCCCGACTCGGTGTTCGCCGACGTGGACCACGCCGTGCTGTGCGGGCGCAGGCTCGTGCTCGTCGAGTCGAAGCTGTGGCTGCCCGGCCACTACAGCACCGATTCCTCCGGCACGTTGCTGCGCAACGGGCACCGGTTTCGCGGCGGCGGCACCCGACTGGCCGAAAGCGTCGAACGCTTCCGGCGGCTGCTGCCGCAGGTGGAGGTCCGAGGCGCGCTGGTGCTCTACCCCAGCAGGGCGGGAGAGCTCACCACCGAGCCGGACACCGGCGCGGAGATCCCCGCGATGACACCGCAGCGGTTCGTCCGCGAACTGGGCGCCTGGCTGGCGGTGGAGCCAGCGACCGTCGACCGCGGCGTGTTCCGCACCGTGCTCGGCCAGGTGGTCGGCTGAGTTCGTCAGCGCCCCTCCGCGCCCCTCGATGTCCTTCGGCGTCCTTGCGCGTCCTTCGGCGCCCCTCGATGTCCTTCGGCGTCCTTCCGCCCCCTCCGCGCCCCTCGGCATACTTCGAACGCCCTTCCAGCGCCATCCGACGCCCTCGACCGCCCCTCGACCGCCCCCGACGGCTTCCGACGGCTTCCCTTCCGACCAGGTCGGACCCGCCCGCTTTGACGGGTTCACGACACCGCCGCCGGTAGCGTGCGCGCGTACCGACCACGGCATGGGAGGAGCCGATGCCCCAGCGAAACCCGAGTCCAGGCACCGCGTTGCTGCCCGCGGCCGGCCTGTTCGCGTTACTGAGCGGTGCGGTGCTGCTGGGATTGCTGCACCTGCTGCCCTCCAGCGACGGGATCGACCCGGTACGGCGCACCATCAGCGAGTACGCGCTCGGCCCCGACAAGTGGCTGTTCGACCTCTCGGTACTGCTCGTGGCCGCTGGCTCGGCCGCGGCGTTCGGCACGCTCGTCGCACGAGGGCTGGTTCGCGCGGTCTCGACCACCACCGTGTTCGGCGGCCTGTGGGTGGTTGGACTGCTGACGGTCACCGTGTTCGAGAAGACCGACTGGTCGGTGGGGCCGAGCCTGGGCGGAACCATTCACAGGTACGCCAGCATCGTGGCGTTCGTGGCGCTGCCGCTGGCCGTGCTCAGCTGTGCGGGCGCGGCCCTGCCCGCCTCGCGCGCACTGCGCGGGCTGGCGAGGCTGCTGGCGATCACGTCACTGCTGTGGTTCGCGGTGATCCTCGGCGCAGTGGCGCTGATGCTCGCCGGTGGCCAGCCGTGGTGGCGGGCGATCCCGCTCGGCCTGGTCGAGCGGTTCCTTGCCGGTGGCGAGGTACTCGCCCTCACGGTGCTGCTGTGCGGCTCGTTGCGTCCGGCG encodes:
- a CDS encoding J domain-containing protein, producing MPDVDYYELLGVRPDATAAEIKSAYRALARSMHPDTGGTAGTFRLLREAYETLGDPQRRAEYDNALYDGAQYDSEYETEYETEYETEYDTGYDADEPGGEPDEDGPAEPGFRTTGSTGAGGAAAATRTRRSRYRARPGQFGEDPAFVPDTPRLPVATIPWWHRVDDTARVHYAQPGTAGHAPTVAALLGVVLAALPLLLPLDLSPVPLVGCLLLLAAALTAASLLGRRALAAHRQLRAFRDEFGGTAVFGRPGTETDQVAERLTADLLASYLTRLPGVRVFHGLAWPDSVFADVDHAVLCGRRLVLVESKLWLPGHYSTDSSGTLLRNGHRFRGGGTRLAESVERFRRLLPQVEVRGALVLYPSRAGELTTEPDTGAEIPAMTPQRFVRELGAWLAVEPATVDRGVFRTVLGQVVG
- a CDS encoding DUF998 domain-containing protein, whose translation is MPQRNPSPGTALLPAAGLFALLSGAVLLGLLHLLPSSDGIDPVRRTISEYALGPDKWLFDLSVLLVAAGSAAAFGTLVARGLVRAVSTTTVFGGLWVVGLLTVTVFEKTDWSVGPSLGGTIHRYASIVAFVALPLAVLSCAGAALPASRALRGLARLLAITSLLWFAVILGAVALMLAGGQPWWRAIPLGLVERFLAGGEVLALTVLLCGSLRPANSCPNPPPHLIPS